Proteins from one candidate division KSB1 bacterium genomic window:
- a CDS encoding orotate phosphoribosyltransferase has product MTAELVDLLLATRALEIAPPDQPFWYTSGTIGPFYLNTHYLYGSRAKAEALLAFIDQQQTDRRVLMQGVLAAVEENYASDAGYRMVIDSLVRLIEREIGAARIAAVSGGERRDWFFSVMAARRLGKPILLIRKDQTVWRVNHERVNQEVEEVSELQGAAVLHVADLVTEASSYVHTWLPALQQRHGNLTWALNLVDRGQGGAEVLRAHGIQPFHLIAIGPEFFESLQQRGYLTAAAVAMLQAYHHDPRASMRRLLLERPEILTRALASPDAKIRRRAELLVAQNVYDLPAALLNACRAAAASKPPGDL; this is encoded by the coding sequence ATGACCGCCGAACTTGTCGACTTGCTGCTCGCAACCAGGGCCCTGGAAATCGCGCCGCCGGATCAGCCTTTTTGGTACACTTCCGGCACCATTGGCCCCTTCTACCTCAACACGCACTACCTCTACGGCAGCCGCGCCAAGGCCGAAGCGTTGCTGGCATTCATCGATCAACAACAAACCGACCGGCGGGTCCTGATGCAGGGCGTGCTGGCCGCCGTCGAGGAAAACTATGCCAGCGACGCCGGCTATCGCATGGTGATTGACAGCCTGGTGCGCCTGATAGAGCGTGAAATTGGTGCGGCACGCATTGCGGCGGTTTCGGGTGGGGAGCGGCGGGATTGGTTCTTCTCCGTGATGGCGGCGCGGCGCCTGGGCAAACCGATTCTGCTCATCCGCAAGGATCAAACCGTGTGGCGCGTGAACCACGAGCGTGTGAACCAGGAAGTGGAAGAGGTGAGCGAGCTGCAGGGTGCGGCTGTGCTGCATGTTGCCGATCTCGTCACCGAAGCTTCGAGCTATGTGCACACCTGGCTGCCGGCGCTGCAACAGCGGCACGGGAATTTGACATGGGCGCTCAATCTGGTGGATCGCGGTCAGGGTGGTGCCGAAGTTCTGCGCGCCCACGGCATCCAGCCGTTTCATCTCATCGCGATCGGCCCGGAATTTTTCGAGAGCCTGCAGCAGCGCGGGTATCTCACGGCCGCCGCAGTCGCCATGCTCCAGGCCTATCACCACGACCCGCGCGCGAGCATGCGGCGCCTGCTGCTCGAGCGGCCGGAAATTCTCACGCGCGCCCTGGCCTCCCCCGATGCCAAAATTCGCCGCCGGGCGGAGCTGCTGGTGGCGCAGAATGTGTATGATTTGCCGGCGGCACTGCTCAACGCCTGCCGTGCGGCCGCCGCGTCAAAGCCGCCAGGCGATTTGTAG
- the yhbY gene encoding ribosome assembly RNA-binding protein YhbY: MPELTGKQRRYLRALGNDLKPVVMVGRCGLAEPVLRALAEAFHQAELVKVKLQEGFLGDRFEVAEELAKSVSAQLVQVLGRTILLYRRHLEKPRITLP; the protein is encoded by the coding sequence ATGCCTGAGCTGACCGGCAAACAGCGTCGCTATCTGCGCGCCCTGGGGAATGATTTGAAGCCTGTGGTGATGGTGGGACGCTGCGGTCTGGCCGAGCCGGTGCTGCGGGCGCTGGCCGAAGCCTTTCATCAAGCCGAGCTGGTGAAAGTGAAGTTGCAGGAGGGATTCCTGGGCGATCGTTTCGAAGTGGCGGAGGAACTGGCGAAGTCGGTGTCTGCGCAACTGGTGCAGGTTTTGGGCCGGACGATTTTGTTGTATCGCCGGCATCTGGAAAAACCGCGCATCACCCTGCCGTGA
- a CDS encoding VWA domain-containing protein: MHLHWVAAMLLLVCLNPPPVSSQMGNTVVAINNISLAGEVSLRGKSGAFPAPILATISVTDRDGNLIKGLADTLRWLTPPELAEIGRPIREIWQPLLEYHRDNPAFPPQPNLYSQTPAPEFTEVRRTEYFPTSTLLVMDISGSMKPQLDDAKAGNLAYLEQLRPYDRAGLIQFCGTVVTSLPITAAKAPLQQSIIAADTCYATAIYDALLTAIEITRFEPSRRGIILYTDGQDNSSTAAPDTVIARAQKYNIPIFTIALGDQPQVEMLMEIAEQTGGLFFYTATAAGMLTIYKKIAAIMQNFYVMAHASPDPVRNHTWRIVDVTANPPGRQGNGKGRYFVPGVTPPRLTDLALTLNASTATARPGDDFEYLLRVHNLGPAAGGNIDLWQQLPDSVRLVEATPAPGYAAGDSLFWQIATLASGAAFDIRVKVRLAPATPVSIEKLISRAELTAANDFSSDNNSAADTVTVLFPPPPAKNTDLALGFSAETQTPGSVSPGESYAYRLRVRNLGPHPGTGIRLSQALPDSVSLLSAVPAATRSGDSLIWHIPQLNAGQVDSFRVNVQFAAQVPSSLTQITSLALITAANDTASANNTATNTLRVISPPPPPAKNTDLALGFSAETQTPGSVSPGESYAYRLRVRNLGPHPGTGIRLSQVLPDSVSLLSAVPAATRSGDSLIWHIPQLNAGQVDSFAVNVQLAAQVPASLTQITSTATLAAANDTSAANNSVTNTLNVIFLPPPLLAPKITATPEVVQVTDSVFIRVQVEQPILRWDLWVYFVTGRIDSSYADGFIAATPLTPQTWHEVRPAFGETRLLTQARQEKIEFELRTIDSFGRFASSRAGVTVRSGNDLVLDRNIYEPEHQGPLAINFRLSSNRSARLDLLDLNGQKVTELITAPFRAGWNTHFWNGMTQDGRRVGSGVYLITLHSEAFNDWKKVIVVR, encoded by the coding sequence ATGCACCTGCATTGGGTGGCCGCCATGCTGCTGCTCGTCTGCCTGAATCCACCTCCCGTCTCGAGCCAGATGGGCAACACGGTCGTCGCGATCAACAACATCTCGCTCGCCGGCGAAGTCTCGCTGCGCGGCAAGAGCGGCGCGTTTCCCGCGCCCATCCTCGCCACCATTTCCGTGACCGACCGCGATGGCAATCTCATCAAAGGTCTGGCGGACACGCTGCGCTGGCTCACGCCGCCCGAGCTCGCGGAAATCGGCCGGCCCATCCGCGAAATTTGGCAGCCGTTGTTGGAATATCACCGCGACAACCCCGCGTTTCCGCCGCAGCCGAATCTCTACAGCCAAACGCCGGCACCGGAATTCACCGAAGTACGGCGCACCGAATACTTTCCCACCAGCACGCTGCTGGTGATGGACATCAGCGGCAGCATGAAGCCACAACTCGATGATGCCAAAGCCGGCAATCTCGCCTATCTCGAACAACTGCGGCCCTACGACCGTGCCGGTTTGATCCAGTTCTGCGGCACGGTGGTGACCTCGCTGCCCATCACCGCCGCCAAAGCTCCCTTGCAACAGAGCATCATCGCGGCCGACACCTGTTACGCCACCGCCATCTACGACGCCCTGCTCACCGCCATCGAAATCACCCGATTCGAACCCAGCCGGCGCGGCATTATTCTCTACACCGACGGCCAGGACAACAGCTCGACCGCCGCGCCGGACACCGTGATCGCACGCGCGCAGAAGTACAACATCCCCATCTTCACCATCGCGCTCGGCGATCAACCGCAGGTGGAGATGCTGATGGAAATCGCCGAACAAACCGGTGGTTTGTTCTTTTACACCGCCACCGCGGCCGGCATGCTCACCATCTACAAAAAAATTGCCGCCATCATGCAGAATTTCTACGTGATGGCGCATGCCTCCCCCGATCCGGTCCGCAACCACACCTGGCGCATCGTCGATGTTACCGCCAACCCGCCCGGCAGGCAGGGCAATGGCAAAGGCCGCTACTTCGTGCCCGGCGTAACTCCGCCCCGCCTCACCGATCTCGCCTTGACACTCAATGCCAGCACGGCAACTGCCCGCCCGGGCGACGATTTTGAGTATCTGCTCCGCGTCCACAATTTGGGGCCGGCCGCCGGTGGCAACATCGACCTTTGGCAGCAATTGCCCGATTCCGTCAGGCTGGTGGAAGCAACGCCGGCGCCGGGCTATGCTGCGGGGGACTCCCTGTTCTGGCAAATCGCGACACTCGCCAGCGGCGCCGCATTTGACATTCGCGTCAAGGTCAGGCTCGCGCCCGCAACACCGGTCTCAATCGAAAAGCTGATCAGCCGGGCGGAATTGACGGCAGCCAATGACTTTTCGTCGGACAACAATTCTGCAGCAGACACGGTAACAGTGCTCTTTCCACCGCCGCCAGCGAAAAACACCGATCTCGCGCTCGGCTTTTCCGCAGAGACACAGACTCCGGGCAGCGTCTCGCCGGGCGAAAGCTATGCCTACCGCCTGCGCGTGCGCAATCTCGGGCCGCATCCCGGCACAGGCATTCGTCTCAGCCAGGCGCTGCCGGATTCCGTGAGTTTGCTCTCCGCCGTGCCGGCGGCAACACGCAGCGGCGATTCCCTGATTTGGCACATTCCCCAGCTCAATGCCGGCCAGGTCGATTCCTTCCGCGTCAATGTGCAATTCGCGGCGCAGGTGCCAAGCTCCCTCACGCAAATCACCAGCCTGGCGCTGATTACCGCGGCGAATGACACTGCCAGCGCAAACAACACGGCTACCAACACGCTGCGTGTGATTTCACCGCCACCGCCGCCAGCGAAAAACACTGATCTCGCGCTCGGCTTTTCCGCAGAGACACAGACTCCGGGCAGCGTCTCGCCGGGCGAAAGCTATGCCTACCGCCTGCGCGTGCGCAATCTCGGGCCGCATCCCGGCACAGGCATTCGTCTCAGCCAGGTGCTGCCGGATTCCGTGAGCTTGCTCTCCGCCGTGCCGGCGGCAACACGCAGCGGCGATTCCCTGATTTGGCACATTCCCCAGCTCAATGCCGGCCAGGTGGATTCATTCGCCGTCAATGTGCAACTCGCGGCGCAAGTGCCGGCATCGCTGACTCAGATCACCAGCACTGCGACTCTTGCCGCGGCGAATGATACTTCCGCCGCGAACAATTCCGTGACCAACACGCTGAATGTCATCTTCCTGCCGCCACCGCTGCTTGCTCCCAAAATCACGGCCACCCCGGAAGTGGTGCAGGTCACCGACAGTGTGTTCATTCGCGTGCAGGTGGAGCAGCCGATTCTTCGCTGGGATTTGTGGGTGTATTTCGTGACCGGCCGCATCGATTCGAGCTATGCCGATGGTTTCATCGCGGCCACCCCGCTGACACCGCAGACATGGCATGAGGTGCGTCCGGCGTTCGGCGAGACACGTTTGTTGACGCAGGCGCGCCAGGAAAAAATCGAATTCGAGTTGCGCACGATCGACAGTTTCGGCCGCTTCGCCAGCAGCCGCGCCGGTGTGACGGTGCGCAGCGGCAATGACTTGGTGCTGGATCGCAACATTTACGAACCGGAGCACCAGGGCCCACTCGCCATCAACTTCCGGCTGAGCTCGAACCGCAGTGCGCGTCTGGATCTGCTCGACCTCAACGGCCAAAAGGTGACGGAGTTGATCACCGCGCCCTTCCGCGCGGGCTGGAACACGCATTTCTGGAACGGCATGACGCAGGACGGTCGTCGTGTCGGCAGCGGCGTCTATCTCATCACGCTGCATTCCGAGGCATTCAACGACTGGAAAAAGGTGATCGTCGTACGATGA
- a CDS encoding PorV/PorQ family protein: MKILHAILLSRRGPALGAAMAGLLAPAWIFGQTLAGVNLLKLVPGARPQGLAGIGAGVIDELQALHANPAAAGFSREWQWAATYSKGIADAYHAALLFGSHAPTPWRRRLHVHFGLLHQGLPEFDSSNGAMPPVSAGDWLASAGLAQPFLLAGEHFALGANVKYLRSKLAQFEASSWMADLGLLYRSRRFRLLKSSNRLLRYGVVSAGVGVANVGRDLTFQTIGTPLPRIWRAGVAFNAGHHEGWQLQLAADYRRVHTERAGAFTLGTEISWAQLVAVRGGYDFHDDLLSHFAMGVSLRLADTRSPVSSVLPGRNNSLRLDLAALEQTDLFTRPYRGSVSHYPVAPERFELRAPAPGALIETDSVRLRWDSTVDPDLYDDVKYLLLVERDSLKLARALALAWHKGAAFLAGNEAPELLIKTQTVAASHPLAQLEGGRYFWTVLAYDTDGHVRAAGTGDLPFWDFHLAMPKLESEAITFDYSPWITTDALQGTLQFRLANTGGGAARAVRLVITDSLRAAGATTTVLLDTTLARMAAGSRDTLRLAWHTPHAGWHRISVRFPHLPAAVATGDAADFATIPKGTLTAADTLVIATQSHILYEVPFIPEICFDPRSTVVKSEYLRKTLLDPPLYTLAQRLQEHPHLKIYLQGFADPNSGETETELAEARAAAVRDSLRALGVRETQIMLQPGEVLPPRRTPANADDARWVQEEWRYVKISADSTSEPVVFQLVSYDDVGEESQPAIFASDIATAVPAATAWLQLTAAGRQEQLEITPASRNGLRQKIVWQSHAGRNGQAGSLAGRQLTHELMLVDSLGRTFHTPPRQSQLAVHSRVREQRVAWPIRFNGTAPLYDFYWAKLQPHIEQLLSHDNMRMRFSGHACAIGPEAVNLRLSQQRAEAFHQTFLRIIRQRYPQDYEKIAARLDRAVGRGETRPMRVEHLSGKTIIIGNNESPLGRKLNRRLEMEFYYKQLPGEVLSEKK; encoded by the coding sequence ATGAAAATCCTGCATGCAATTTTGCTTTCACGTCGCGGCCCGGCGCTGGGTGCCGCGATGGCAGGACTGCTGGCACCGGCCTGGATTTTCGGCCAGACGCTGGCGGGCGTCAACCTTCTCAAGCTCGTGCCGGGTGCGCGGCCACAGGGTTTGGCGGGCATCGGCGCCGGTGTAATCGATGAGTTGCAGGCGCTGCATGCCAATCCCGCCGCCGCGGGTTTCAGCCGCGAGTGGCAGTGGGCCGCCACCTACTCCAAAGGCATTGCCGACGCCTATCATGCCGCACTGCTTTTTGGCAGCCACGCCCCCACGCCCTGGCGCCGGCGCCTGCATGTGCATTTCGGCCTGCTCCATCAAGGCCTGCCGGAATTTGACAGCTCAAATGGTGCCATGCCGCCGGTCTCGGCTGGCGACTGGCTGGCAAGCGCCGGGCTGGCACAGCCGTTCCTGCTGGCCGGCGAACATTTCGCGCTGGGCGCGAATGTCAAGTATCTGCGCAGCAAACTTGCACAATTCGAAGCCTCCTCCTGGATGGCGGACCTCGGATTGCTCTACCGATCCCGCCGCTTCAGGTTATTGAAATCGTCGAACCGGCTGCTGCGGTATGGCGTGGTGTCCGCGGGTGTCGGCGTGGCCAACGTCGGCCGCGATTTGACCTTTCAGACCATCGGCACGCCGCTGCCGCGCATCTGGCGCGCCGGCGTCGCCTTCAATGCCGGCCACCATGAAGGCTGGCAACTGCAGCTTGCCGCGGACTACCGGCGTGTGCACACCGAACGCGCGGGCGCCTTCACCCTCGGCACCGAAATCTCCTGGGCCCAGCTTGTCGCGGTACGCGGCGGTTATGATTTTCACGATGATTTGCTCAGCCATTTTGCGATGGGTGTGAGCCTGCGGCTGGCGGACACCCGCTCGCCGGTCAGCAGCGTGTTGCCCGGCCGCAACAACTCGCTGCGCCTGGATCTCGCCGCGCTGGAGCAAACCGATCTCTTCACCCGGCCCTATCGCGGCAGCGTGAGCCACTACCCCGTGGCGCCGGAACGCTTCGAGCTGCGCGCGCCGGCGCCCGGTGCGCTGATCGAAACCGACAGCGTACGATTGCGCTGGGACAGCACCGTCGATCCGGATCTCTATGATGACGTGAAATATCTGCTGCTGGTCGAGCGTGACAGCCTGAAACTGGCCCGGGCGCTTGCCCTGGCATGGCACAAAGGCGCGGCGTTTCTCGCCGGCAACGAAGCGCCGGAACTGCTGATCAAGACGCAGACGGTGGCCGCCTCGCATCCGCTCGCGCAATTGGAAGGGGGAAGGTATTTCTGGACGGTGCTGGCGTATGATACCGACGGCCATGTGCGCGCGGCGGGCACCGGCGACCTGCCGTTCTGGGATTTTCACCTCGCCATGCCGAAGCTGGAGAGCGAGGCGATCACTTTCGATTACAGCCCGTGGATCACCACCGATGCACTGCAAGGCACCTTGCAGTTCCGGCTGGCCAACACCGGTGGCGGCGCAGCCCGGGCGGTGCGCCTGGTGATAACTGATTCGCTGCGGGCGGCCGGCGCCACCACCACGGTTTTGCTCGATACCACCCTCGCGCGGATGGCGGCGGGCAGCCGGGACACGCTGAGGCTGGCGTGGCACACGCCCCATGCCGGCTGGCATCGCATCAGCGTGCGCTTTCCGCATCTGCCCGCTGCCGTCGCGACCGGCGACGCAGCGGATTTCGCCACCATCCCCAAGGGCACGCTCACCGCGGCGGACACTCTGGTGATCGCCACGCAATCACATATTTTGTATGAGGTGCCCTTCATTCCCGAGATCTGCTTCGATCCCCGGAGCACTGTGGTCAAATCGGAATATTTGCGCAAGACCCTGCTGGATCCGCCGTTGTACACGCTGGCGCAACGCCTGCAGGAGCATCCCCATCTCAAAATCTATTTGCAGGGTTTCGCGGATCCCAACAGCGGCGAGACGGAGACAGAGCTGGCAGAGGCGCGTGCCGCCGCCGTGCGCGATTCCCTGCGCGCGCTCGGCGTCCGGGAGACGCAGATAATGTTGCAGCCGGGCGAAGTGTTACCGCCGCGGCGCACCCCGGCAAATGCGGATGACGCGCGCTGGGTGCAGGAGGAGTGGCGCTATGTCAAAATCTCCGCGGACAGCACCAGCGAGCCAGTGGTGTTCCAGTTGGTTTCTTATGATGATGTGGGAGAGGAAAGCCAGCCGGCGATCTTTGCCAGCGACATTGCCACCGCGGTGCCGGCGGCCACAGCCTGGCTGCAGCTCACGGCAGCCGGCCGGCAGGAACAACTCGAAATCACGCCCGCCTCGCGCAACGGCCTGCGGCAGAAGATTGTCTGGCAATCGCATGCCGGCCGCAACGGGCAGGCAGGCAGCCTGGCCGGCCGGCAGCTCACCCATGAGCTGATGCTGGTGGACTCGCTCGGCCGCACGTTTCACACCCCGCCGCGCCAGTCGCAACTCGCGGTTCACTCCCGGGTGCGCGAGCAGCGCGTCGCCTGGCCGATTCGCTTCAACGGCACGGCGCCGTTGTACGATTTCTATTGGGCGAAATTGCAGCCGCACATCGAACAACTGCTCAGCCACGACAACATGCGCATGCGCTTTTCCGGGCATGCCTGCGCCATCGGACCGGAGGCGGTGAACCTGCGACTGTCCCAGCAGCGCGCCGAAGCGTTTCATCAGACTTTCTTGCGCATCATCCGGCAGCGTTATCCGCAGGACTATGAGAAGATCGCGGCCCGCCTCGACCGCGCCGTGGGTCGCGGCGAGACCCGGCCGATGAGGGTCGAACACTTGAGCGGCAAAACCATCATCATCGGCAACAACGAGTCGCCGCTCGGCCGCAAGCTGAACCGCCGGTTGGAAATGGAGTTTTACTACAAGCAACTGCCGGGGGAGGTATTGAGTGAGAAGAAGTGA
- a CDS encoding zf-HC2 domain-containing protein — protein sequence MINKNPHRIDCATASEWLHSMLDEELPEAERRLLLAHLESCENCAAAWHEFKLIERSHTRLDSRLLQPPADYFTRLPGRIMARLESEKMAAPAILELSPRKTRMLWLQKFSGRARYAIALAAAGAAIFLLVRSRGDAPVTTTAPLQNVWRDSLAFAAPKPFQQAPLAEQEVTPPAGGSQPKEEAKTARSAAGSRPATPDPGKWPQGGQPTATAPTGKPVVVDLAAEPGIAAAESSRFARFGERTESRRSAEKGIFSLESESRKAAGSAGQLQETPAARSAQPGDLEITKTAALEAPGDARSLFAQALRQAQEAQDEAARQEVWWKYLQTGPDTAYYNLAAAMLARSLAGTIDSTSSTRRIEQAVRFYHQHEGILAPQLGVELLQRERQRLEGLLNWKKSSEGRNRPQ from the coding sequence ATGATCAACAAAAACCCCCACCGCATCGACTGCGCCACCGCCTCCGAGTGGCTGCATTCCATGTTGGATGAAGAGCTGCCGGAAGCCGAACGCCGGCTGTTGCTCGCCCACTTGGAGAGCTGCGAGAACTGCGCCGCCGCCTGGCATGAGTTCAAGCTCATCGAACGCAGCCACACCCGCCTCGACAGCCGCCTGTTGCAGCCGCCCGCGGATTATTTCACCCGGCTGCCCGGGCGCATCATGGCGCGCCTGGAATCCGAGAAAATGGCCGCACCCGCCATCCTGGAATTGTCCCCCCGAAAGACCCGCATGCTCTGGCTGCAGAAATTCAGCGGCAGGGCGCGCTATGCCATCGCGCTGGCGGCAGCCGGAGCCGCAATTTTTCTGCTGGTGCGCAGCAGAGGCGACGCACCCGTGACCACCACTGCCCCTCTGCAAAATGTGTGGCGCGATTCACTGGCGTTTGCTGCACCGAAGCCCTTCCAACAGGCGCCCCTGGCAGAGCAGGAGGTAACGCCGCCGGCTGGTGGCAGCCAGCCGAAAGAGGAAGCGAAAACTGCACGCTCGGCCGCCGGCAGCCGCCCCGCCACTCCAGACCCCGGCAAATGGCCGCAGGGCGGGCAGCCAACCGCAACCGCGCCAACAGGAAAGCCGGTGGTCGTGGATCTTGCCGCGGAGCCGGGCATTGCCGCAGCGGAATCATCCCGCTTCGCCCGGTTCGGTGAGCGCACAGAGTCCCGCCGCTCGGCAGAGAAGGGAATTTTTTCGTTGGAATCGGAGAGTCGCAAAGCCGCCGGGAGTGCCGGGCAGTTGCAGGAAACGCCAGCGGCGCGTTCCGCACAGCCCGGAGATTTGGAGATCACGAAAACAGCGGCGTTGGAAGCGCCGGGCGATGCACGGTCGTTGTTCGCGCAGGCATTGCGGCAGGCGCAGGAAGCGCAGGATGAAGCCGCCCGGCAGGAGGTGTGGTGGAAGTATTTGCAGACCGGCCCGGACACGGCCTATTACAACCTCGCCGCGGCCATGCTGGCACGCAGTCTCGCCGGCACGATCGACAGCACCAGCAGCACGCGCCGGATCGAGCAGGCGGTGAGATTTTACCACCAGCATGAAGGGATTCTCGCTCCCCAACTTGGCGTCGAACTCTTGCAGCGTGAGCGCCAGCGGCTGGAGGGTCTGCTGAATTGGAAGAAATCGAGTGAAGGCAGGAACAGGCCGCAATGA
- a CDS encoding sigma-70 family RNA polymerase sigma factor: MPSAADNGRLSYLAPSPEDGAAIEATLAGDRRAFEKLVIKYQRPLYAVLRRLVRQHEDADDLLQECFVRAYRHLGDFDLTRPFYPWLHRIAVNLAITFLRRQAWQRPASELDIFPSAQEQPSQAVESSEFFLALEQAIRRLPVEQRTVLLLRTREDMSYRAMSKLLGIEIGTVMSRLARAREKLRAALRPFLDARNRKLKTRTPPE; the protein is encoded by the coding sequence ATGCCGTCTGCCGCAGACAACGGGCGTCTGAGTTACCTTGCGCCCTCGCCGGAAGATGGCGCCGCGATCGAGGCCACCCTGGCCGGCGACCGCCGCGCCTTCGAAAAGCTGGTGATCAAATACCAACGCCCGCTCTATGCCGTGCTCCGCCGCCTGGTGCGCCAGCACGAAGACGCCGACGATCTGCTGCAGGAATGCTTCGTGCGCGCCTACCGGCATCTCGGCGATTTCGATCTCACCCGGCCCTTCTATCCCTGGCTGCACCGCATCGCCGTGAATCTGGCGATCACCTTTCTGCGGCGCCAGGCCTGGCAGCGGCCCGCCAGTGAACTCGACATTTTCCCCTCGGCGCAGGAGCAGCCGAGTCAGGCGGTGGAATCCTCGGAATTTTTTCTCGCGCTGGAGCAGGCGATTCGCCGCTTGCCGGTGGAACAGCGCACGGTGTTGCTGCTGCGCACGCGCGAAGACATGAGCTATCGCGCGATGAGCAAGCTGCTCGGCATCGAGATCGGCACGGTCATGTCCCGCCTGGCGCGCGCCCGCGAAAAGCTGCGCGCCGCCCTGCGGCCTTTTCTCGATGCCCGCAACCGCAAGCTCAAAACCCGCACCCCGCCGGAATGA